One Glandiceps talaboti chromosome 2, keGlaTala1.1, whole genome shotgun sequence genomic region harbors:
- the LOC144445502 gene encoding uncharacterized protein LOC144445502: MSRFVRGRGAGRGDRGRGGEQRGRGRGRGRGRGRGRFRGRGFRDRGRERDRDRDRDRERSSGDSKKHREHDRDRERTEKQERRRSPSPRSPSPTEKRKEPASVEEGIRVTVPNQAWKVKETPSSAKGHEDRDPLDMFYEEGQKPGNLKGREGRNYLNERESGRGKMAATGFGSSVNESDGAKFVQEQVKAGFTERGPRQSVDLKMGAIPRPLALGKGGSFAPDQVTQMGKEGNVSDKERRPIRERLGPQQENPAPIPKPLNFLRDDNESIRITVGNEKFKKDGSPVRNLNKESAIERLGPPVGKQRGSRESSKSKDISPHRGSSEHLSRDDSSTQKAPEIREHVPEKKDRSSVEKKERYKEDRSRRNRSSERDGSRAKEKKKGYYEKKDKYYKDKGYKDKDRSRDRYRSRSRSRDRDHYRHRSYSRSPSRSRGKEKRSKGHYKDRSRDRSGSRSKGHYKDRSRGRSRSSSWSSRSRSRSWTRSRSRSRDREDRHGRDHYEDRGQHKLTTSRERDSYRSSKDKSSIEKEKVHKIVHEDLLRDEYHVEKQKYDYPEVRNQDIYMPMDAHKRDRVDERRGNDMKDVQMRVELSPEKQNINRRVKIHTEDPGMDYPYQSRTFRDDLQEPQQKDMDFERKSREEEHGFSFFGLSGGLGSADFKIPGLADDDDYRGTGTGFATVDDEDKFLYGDEEEDEETKSQLSTSHTVRQGRTDLSPKRPDGKGRQRRDSIESYHSASSHDPRRSRDGDERKDKRPTGDTYWNVGYERNKAGEDRFIDNVPKDVHRSSMDTGRYTDRALVDQHDRQDRGQNIGTAKRPDFESQFSHDSDRRQIREAETQHNYHRQQEILQTQQNYHEQQDDRQQQYEPSRPESEASKQVDGQSEEGADSNFTNQQIVNILSAIGFDFDKSKEMQNKLKTEPPQKQVEEKPPKQMIQKEEFFQKRGHDQMSPQMQRGPAPYPQQRQQRPPDSAPYPQQRQQGPPDANIQKESNLYPNTGHNTHPPYFVQQQQQQQQQQQQQQQQPPPAQPPFGFDNRGVYQQNEPHSNYPSEPYWSTGYGQPGQGPAYGFPPSQDEIPPIEENLHEEPQSIQTVTVSNLVSVPIIQDLPVNRSQRSSKRVVLPPKKEMDLKEREEMMRKNLEEKERMRQKELEKERAAEKRKHLHEMEKKRQAELERERQISRLQELQKNKQVYQNRLEYLEKELERLKKQQGDLMRKKQRQKDGHKDPLILENSKMQDQIGKQIYLLRKKVSEVTEESEKTDAALDGREVQKDKDSKASSEKSGDKKEASDKKVEEKKQSKEQQQKTSQVKSAKEIEKEGSKYKFHFTYVDHTDHWCQTCNLTYASLSEYLNHIQSRTHCKKMDPTDKPMKYLEDQKFIPTQPQEAVSHRLCTPLKGSEFMMPAHGFFCSLCKEFYYEKMNASNHLKEKAHNDKYQEFLEANPFYIKKRELDRAATAAILGSVDKKRHLIQQEMEAQKKQKLEEQLKILDEKKAKLIETEMKQKVQELDADGTDGGSNAPDSSKSSGGKGGIKLTLLGEKKTPDELKGFGKFSWPGGCAPPPTTTSNTVTQASAKGDKSGITIKLSGKTLIPHTSPWTPVSQTHTNTSNKELFPLRKKQPDRPAPLNMFLEINAGAKGKSLPVVADAPTKGDIAKAFSGKGGNKEPPSSKPNIPSTTTTSTTVTRSTSQVIGQKTTTVVKTVTSSTPQNVSSSSSVQEKQDVDIPGVDEGASSSSNLPKPKPPPPLSKDTSRTANPKSFASSSAKDLYGIFFSGSSGKNGDPNKPPGQLQKPGTGVQGDEDAFLGDSDNESYGSGISMTLGSDVEVLDEV; encoded by the exons ATGTCTAGGTTTGTAAGAGGCCGTGGTGCGGGAAGAGGTGACCGGGGTAGAGGAGGGGAACAGAGGGGTAGAGGTAGGGGTAGAGGGCGAGGTCGAGGTCGGGGTCGCTTTCGCGGTAGAGGGTTCAGAG ATCGTGGCCGAGAgcgagacagagatagagacagggacagagagCGTAGTTCTGGAGACAGTAAAAAACATCGAGAGCATGACCGTGATCGTGAACGCACCGAGAAGCAAGAAAGAAGGCGCTCACCATCACCTCGATCGCCATCACCTACTGAAAAAAGGAAGGAGCCCGCTTCTGTTGAAGAGGGCATCAGAGTGACAGTACCTAATCAGGCATGGAAGGTAAAAGAGACGCCATCGTCGGCGAAAGGGCACGAGGATCGAGATCCTTTAGATATGTTTTACGAGGAAGGTCAGAAACCGGGCAATTTAAAGGGAAGGGAGGGGAGGAATTACTTGAATGAAAGGGAATCGGGAAGGGGGAAAATGGCAGCCACGGGTTTCGGTTCAAGTGTAAATGAATCCGACGGCGCCAAGTTCGTACAAGAACAAGTCAAGGCGGGTTTTACTGAGAGGGGGCCAAGACAGTCTGTTGATCTTAAAATGGGTGCTATACCAAGACCACTGGCACTTGGCAAAGGTGGATCTTTTGCACCTGATCAAGTTACTCAAATGGGAAAAGAAGGAAATGTGTCTGATAAAGAAAGACGACCCATAAGAGAGAGACTTGGCCCACAGCAGGAG AATCCCGCTCCCATACCCAAACCTCTTAATTTTCTGAGAGATGACAATGAATCAATCAGAATAACAGTgggaaatgaaaaattcaagaaaGATGGTAGTCCAGTAAGAAATTTGAATAAGGAGTCTGCTATTGAAAGACTTGGACCACCCGTTGGAAAGCAACGTGGATCAAGGGAGAGCTCGAAAAGTAAAGATATTTCACCACATAGAGGTAGTAGTGAACATCTATCAAG GGATGATAGTAGTACTCAAAAAGCTCCTGAGATTAGAGAACACGTTCCTGAAAAAAAGGACAGAAGTTCTGTTGAAAAGAAGGAAAGATATAAGGAAGACAGAAGCAGGAGAAACAGGAGCAGTGAGAGGGACGGGTCCAGAgcgaaagaaaagaaaaaagggTATTATGAAAAAAAGGATAAATATTATAAGGACAAAGGATATAAGGATAAAGATAGGAGTAGAGATAGATATAGAAGCAGAAGTAGAAGCAGAGATAGAGACCACTATAGGCATAGAAGCTACAGTAGAAGTCCAAGTAGGAGCCGAGGTAAAGAGAAACGGTCCAAGGGTCACTACAAGGACAGAAGCAGGGACAGAAGTGGGAGCAGGTCCAAGGGTCACTACAAGGACAGAAGCAGGGGTAGAAGTAGGAGCAGTAGCTGGAGCAGTAGGAGTAGAAGCAGGAGCTGGACCAGGAGCAGAAGCAGAAGTCGGGACAGAGAAGACAGACATGGTAGAGATCATTACGAAGACAGGGGACAACATAAACTAACTACAAGTAGGGAAAGAGATTCATACAGAAGTTCAAAAGATAAGTCAAgcattgaaaaagaaaaagttcATAAGATAGTGCATGAGGATTTACTTCGAGATGAATACCATGTTGAAAAGCAAAAATATGACTATCCTGAGGTTAGAAATCAAGATATATATATGCCCATGGATGCTCATAAAAGAGATAGAGTTGATGAGAGAAGAGGCAATGACATGAAAGATGTCCAAATGAGAGTAGAGCTTAGtccagaaaaacaaaatatcaacagaAGAGTTAAGATCCATACAGAAGATCCTGGCATGGATTATCCTTATCAGTCTCGTACATTCAGAGATGATCTTCAAGAACCTCAACAAAAGGACATGGACTTTGAAAGAAAATCCAGAGAGGAAGAGCATGGCTTTAGTTTCTTTGGTTTGTCAGGTGGACTTGGTTCGGCTGACTTTAAAATTCCTGGACTTGCTGATGACGATGATTATAGAGGCACAGGCACAGGTTTTGCTACAGTAGATGATGAAGATAAATTTCTATATGGAGATGAAGAGGAAGATGAGGAGACTAAATCTCAACTGTCAACTAGTCATACTGTAAGACAAGGCAGGACAGATTTAAGTCCAAAGAGACCAGATGGGAAAGGAAGGCAACGCAGAGACTCCATAGAGTCTTATCATTCAGCTAGTAGTCATGACCCAAGGCGTTCCAGAGATGGTGACGAAAGAAAGGACAAACGCCCAACAGGAGATACCTACTGGAATGTTGGATATGAAAGGAACAAAGCTGGTGAAGACAGGTTTATTGACAATGTTCCAAAAGATGTACATAGGTCCTCAATGGACACAGGCAGATATACAGACAGGGCCCTAGTGGATCAACATGATAGACAAGACAGAGGGCAAAATATTGGCACTGCTAAAAGGCCTGATTTTGAGTCTCAATTTAGTCATGACAGTGATAGAAGACAAATCAGAGAAGCAGAAACTCAACATAACTATCATAGACAGCAGGAAATACTTCAAACCCAGCAGAATTATCATGAACAGCAAGATGATAGACAACAGCAGTATGAGCCTTCAAGGCCAGAAAGCGAGGCTTCAAAACAGGTAGATGGCCAGTCTGAGGAAGGTGCCGACTCAAATTTCACCAATCAACAGATTGTCAACATTCTATCAGCTATtgggtttgattttgataagtCCAAAGAAATGCagaacaaactgaaaactgaaCCCCCTCAAAAGCAGGTGGAAGAGAAACCACCAAAACAGATGATCCAGAAGGAGGAGTTTTTCCAGAAAAGAGGTCATGACCAGATGTCACCACAAATGCAAAGAGGTCCAGCTCCATACCCGCAACAAAGACAGCAACGTCCACCAGATAGTGCTCCATACCCACAACAAAGACAACAAGGTCCACCAGATGCTAATATACAAAAAGAGTCAAACCTTTATCCCAATACTGGACACAATACACACCCCCCATattttgtacaacaacaacagcaacaacaacaacaacaacaacaacaacaacaacaaccacctcCGGCTCAGCCACCATTTGGGTTTGACAACAGAGGTGTATACCAACAAAATGAACCCCATAGTAATTATCCTAGTGAACCATACTGGTCAACAGGATATGGCCAGCCTGGACAAGGACCAGCATATGGATTCCCACCAAGTCAAGATGAAATTCCTCCAATAGAAGAAAACTTGCACGAAGAGCCACAAAGTATACAGACTGTAACTGTATCCAATCTGGTTTCTGTACCAATTATTCAAGACCTTCCAGTGAACAGGTCACAGAGATCTTCAAAACGAGTTGTTTTACCACCAAAAAAGGAAATGGATTTAAAGGAAAGGGAAGAAATGATGAGGAAAAACTTAGAAGAAAAGGAACGAATGAGACAGAAAGAACTAGAAAAAGAGCGAGCAGCTGAAAAACGGAAACATCTCCATGAAATGGAAAAGAAAAGGCAGGCAGAGCTTGAGAGAGAACGGCAAATCAGCAGACTTCAAGAActgcaaaaaaacaaacaggTTTATCAGAATAGACTAGAGTACTTAGAAAAAGAATTAGAAAGACTAAAAAAGCAGCAAGGTGATCTTATGAGAAAGAAACAAAGGCAAAAAGATGGTCACAAAGACCCACTCATTCTTGAAAATAGCAAAATGCAAGATCAGATTGGAAAACAAATATACCTGCTGAGAAAAAAAGTCAGTGAAGTGACAGAAGAATCTGAAAAAACAGATGCTGCTTTGGATGGTAGAGAGGTACAAAAGGATAAAGATAGCAAAGCCTCGTCAGAGAAGAGTGGTGACAAAAAG GAGGCTTCAGATAAGAAGGTGGAAGAAAAGAAGCAGTCcaaagaacaacaacaaaaaacatctCAGGTTAAATCAgccaaagaaattgaaaaagaaGGGTCTAAATATAAGTTTCACTTTACATATGTGGATCATACTGATCACTGGTGTCAAACTTGTAACTTGACTTATGCATCTCTGAGTGAATACTTGAACCATATACAATCAAGGACTCATTGCAAG AAAATGGATCCCACAGACAAGCCAATGAAATATTTAGAGGATCAAAAATTTATTCCCACACAGCCACAAGAAGCAGTTTCACATAGACTTTGTACTCCACTTAAAG ggTCAGAGTTCATGATGCCAGCGCATGGATTTTTCTGTTCACTTTGTAAGGAATTTTACTATGAGAAAATGAATGCTAGCAATCATTTAAAAGAAAAAGCACACAATGACAAATACCAG GAATTCCTGGAAGCTAACcctttttatataaaaaaacgGGAATTGGATAGGGCTGCTACTGCAGCAATACTTGGAAGTGTAGACAA GAAACGACACTTGATTCAGCAAGAAATGGAAGCACAAAAGAAACAGAAACTAGAAGAACAGTTAAAAATATTGGATGAGAAAAAAGCCAAACTGATAGAaactgaaatgaaacaaaaagtgCAGGAATTAGATGCAGACGGTACTGATGGTGGATCTAATGCACCAGACAGTTCCAAAAGTAGTGGTGGAAAAGGTGGAATCAAATTGACTTTGTTAGGAGAGAAAAAAACACCTGATGAGCTCAAAGGATTTGGAAAATTCTCCTGGCCAGGTGGTTGtgcaccaccaccaacaactaCAAGCAACACTGTAACCCAAGCATCTGCCAAAGGTGATAAGTCTGGAATCACTATTAAACTGAGTGGCAAGACTCTCATTCCACACACCTCACCTTGGACTCCAGTCTCTCAAACTCACACTAATACATCCAATAAAGAGCTATTTCCACTGCGAAAGAAACAACCAGACAGACCTGCTCCTCTTAACATGTTCTTGGAAATTAATGCTGGTGCAAAGGGAAAGTCACTTCCAGTTGTGGCCGATGCACCAACCAAGGGTGATATTGCCAAAGCATTTTCTGGCAAAGGTGGCAATAAGGAACCTCCTTCATCTAAACCAAATATTCCATCTACAACAACTACCAGCACCACTGTAACTAGATCAACATCACAAGTAATTGGTCAAAAAACCACAACAGTGGTTAAAACCGTAACATCAAGCACTCCTCAAAATgtatcatcatcttcatcagtGCAGGAAAAGCAAGATGTTGACATACCAGGAGTAGATGAAGGGGCATCTTCCAGCTCTAATCTACCAAAACCTAAACCACCACCTCCACTGTCTAAGGATACCAGTCGTACTGCCAATCCAAAGTCATTTGCTTCATCTTCAGCAAAAGACTTGTATGGAATATTCTTTAGTGGCAGTTCAGGCAAAAATGGTGATCCCAACAAGCCTCCAGGTCAACTTCAAAAACCAGGAACTGGGGTTCAAGGTGATGAGGATGCATTCTTGGGAG actCGGATAATGAGAGCTATGGTAGTGGCATTAGTATGACGCTTGGAAGTGATGTTGAAGTGCTAGATGAAGTCTAG
- the LOC144449908 gene encoding methylmalonate-semialdehyde/malonate-semialdehyde dehydrogenase [acylating], mitochondrial-like produces the protein MEAAVAAAKAAFPAWSQTSILTRQQVLFRFQNLIKENIKDVAEVITLEQGKTLADAEGDVMRGLQFVEHACSITSLQLGETLPSVTKDMDIYSFRVPLGVTAGITPFNFPALIPLGMFPVSAVCGNTFVLKPSEQDPGGSMKLVELARQAGFPPGVINVIHGKHEAVNFVCDHNDIKSISFVGSDIAGKHVYERGTRSGKRVQCNIGAKNHGVIMPDANKENSLNQLVGAAFGAAGQRCMALTTAVFVGDSKDWIPDLVKRAKNLKLSAGVEPGAEIGPLISQAAKDRVCDLVQSGVNEGANLILDGRGVSVPGYEKGNFVGPTILTDVKTHMKCYTEEIFGPVLVIMTVDTLDDAIEIINSNPYGNGTAIFTTNGATARRFTNEIDVGQVGVNVPIPAALSMFSFSGSRGSFLGDANSQGKSVVHFYTQLKTVTSQWRSEDVSHQKAATAMPVMK, from the exons ATGGAGGCAGCAGTAGCTGCTGCTAAGGCTGCCTTTCCAGCTTGGTCACAGACGTCGATTTTAACAAGACAACAGGTCCTTTTTAGGTTTCAAAATTTGATCAAAGAGAATATA AAAGACGTCGCTGAGGTGATCACGCTTGAACAAGGTAAAACATTGGCAGACGCAGAGGGCGATGTCATGAGAGGACTAC AATTCGTGGAACATGCATGCAGCATCACATCCTTGCAACTTGGTGAGACTTTACCATCGGTTACAAAAGATATGGATATCTATTCATTCAGAGTTCCACTAGGAGTTACAGCTGGTATTACACC TTTCAACTTTCCTGCTTTGATACCTCTTGGG ATGTTTCCAGTTTCTGCTGTTTGTGGTAACACGTTTGTCTTGAAACCATCGGAACAAGATCCAGGTGGATCCATGAAACTTGTTGAATTGGCGCGTCAGGCAGGCTTTCCACCTGGCGTTATCAATGTCATTCACGGCAAACATGAAG CTGTAAATTTCGTCTGTGACCATAATGACATCAAATCGATATCATTCGTTGGTTCTGATATTGCTGGTAAGCATGTTTATGAGCGAGGTACAAGAAGTGGTAAACGCGTTCAATGCAATATTGGAGCCAAAAACCATGGGGTGATTATGCCTGATGCGAACAAGGAAAATTCCCTCAACCAG TTGGTTGGTGCAGCTTTTGGTGCGGCAGGTCAACGATGTATGGCGTTAACGACAGCTGTTTTCGTTGGAGATTCTAAGGATTGGATTCCTGACTTGGTCAAACGTGCCAAGAATCTTAAACTGTCTGCAG GTGTCGAGCCAGGAGCCGAGATAGGTCCATTGATTTCACAAGCTGCCAAAGACAGAGTTTGTGATTTAGTTCAGAGTGGTGTGAATGAAGGTGCCAATCTAATTCTAGATGGACGTGGTGTTAGTGTTCCTGGTTATGAAAAAGGCAATTTTGTTGGACCCACCATTTTGACAGATGTTAAG ACACATATGAAATGTTACACAGAGGAGATCTTTGGACCAGTATTGGTTATAATGACAGTGGATACATTAGATGATGCcattgaaattattaattcTAATCCCTATGGCAACGGTACTGCTATTTTCACAACTAATGGAGCAACTGCCAGAAGATTTACCAATGAAATTGATGTTGGACAG GTTGGAGTCAATGTACCAATTCCTGCAGCACTTTCCATGTTTTCATTTAGTGGATCAAGGGGATCTTTCCTAGGAGATGCCAATTCCCAGGGAAAGTCT GTTGTGCACTTCTACACCCAACTAAagacagtgacatcacaatggAGATCGGAAGATGTATCTCACCAGAAAGCTGCCACAGCCATGCCAGTCATGAAATAA